From a region of the Desmodus rotundus isolate HL8 chromosome 7, HLdesRot8A.1, whole genome shotgun sequence genome:
- the ZNF106 gene encoding zinc finger protein 106 isoform X3 yields the protein MDEHMRSMLHHRELENLKGRDSSHECRLCGVTEVGLSAYAKHISGQLHKDNVDAQEREDDEKGEEEEEEYFDKELVQLIKQRKEQSRQDEPSNSNQEINSDDKRLQWRREDRIPYQDRESYSQPVWHHRGPPPRDWKWEKEGFSNTRKNSFAHSLRNSGGPRGCSGWQKGVAGGSSTWFHNHSNSGGGWHSNNGTLAWNHNGTGRNSSWHSEGTGGFSSWHMNSSNGNWKSSVRSTNSWNYSNPGDKFQPGRNRNSNCQMEDMPMLWNKKSKSKKYSQERYNWQRQENDKVGTVSMYRGPSEGFTGDKFSSQNVFDFNFEQVESQTTKQADTIASKIGGKNGSVAREKFRRWTPYPSQKTVDLQSGMKEVTGNKSEMIDKPFFDFTLNTGTQQPQVDEPNNSPTVKTQKETHTGSLTHKAPSDCTASCEMVRECPVTEKPEQVHSFNKMPPLKSPLLPTPVTKSVPQKQGPKNPSKNTKANSFFSREHSNSLNKPKEEDSHDSNGMSKLQSSRVLKGNKSKFGTQREPGENLSDTLQKAQEVLQFNESLQNPLLSASKRTRNCAKANRNVEESEKGSLKIEFQVRSLEGESDGEVSDTEGHGTKIGTLSCAATEVLSCSTYSADEKEGEDQNLKPSRKLPTSPCNSVVHQKEPELEMTSAAGPHSDLLLDLKTSLEDVQVGDCVKSQVSYETEGFESTSLDAELQKSDIAQPSGLLLPELSKLGFPASLQRDLTRHISLKSKTGAHLPEPNLNSARRIRNINGHRKSETEKESGLKPTLRQILNASRRNVNWEQVIHQVTKKKQELGKGLPRFGIEMVPLVQNEQEVLDLDGEPDLANLGFQWEDVSISSSPGLARKRSLSESSVIMDRAPSVYSFFSEEGTGKENEPQQIFSPSSSLRAAQSQKTTRGLKQEVTPLAASLRTGKRAENVSTQRRHSAQLPSDCTMSLMHLAKELNSQESSAPPSETQNARESNGEGNSLSSHASAALAVSSLADAGTDSSCTSGAEQNDGQSIRKKRRATGDGSSPEVPSLERKNKRRKIKGKKERSQVDQLLNISLREEELSKSLQCMDNNLLQARAALQTAYVEVQRLLMLKQQITMEMSALRTHRIQILQGLQETYEPSDRPYQVPCGLTREQRSSRARTPADATLLPAPFSPLLLESPSSHVSPSSTGVPFQVTTSPTFPAHGSVPAPDSSVQIKQEPMSSEQDEYLNAVSQISPCSMSKELLQGENGDHRSGSPGITATLSSSELTEGFREPSQELEFSVGQGNTRNRENALYSQPTDLPSANKEGEEPTKGNSGSEACTNSFPRLSFASETALEKDPPSPADQPEQQAESTLTSAETRGNKKKKKLRKKKTLRAAHVPENSDTEQDVFTAKPVRKVKTGKSTKGGKVTTSTWEDSRTGPEQESVRDEPDSDSSLEVLEVPNPQLEVVAIDSSESGEEKPDSPSKKDIWNSTEQNSLETSRSGCDEVSSTSEIGARYKDRTSVSVAETQTAISSIKGSKSSSEISSEPGDDNEPTEGSFEGHQAAVNAIQIFGNLLYTCSADKTVRVYNLVSRKCIGVFEGHTSKVNCLLVTQISGKNAALYTGSSDHTVRCYNVKTRECVEQLQLEDRVLCLHSRWRILYAGLANGTVVTFNIKNNKRLEIFECHCPRAVSCLATAQEGARKLLVVGSYDCTISVRDARNGLLLRSLEGHSKTILCMKVVNDLVFSGSSDQSVHAHNIHTGELVRIYKGHNHAVTVVNILGKVMVTACLDKFVRVYELQSHDRLQVYGGHKDMIVCMTIHKSMIYTGCYDGSIQAVRLNLMQNYRCWWHGCSLIFGVVGHLKQHLLTDHTNPNFQTLKCRWKNCDAFFTARKGSKQDAAGHIERHAEDDSKVDS from the exons GGACAGTAGTCATGAGTGCCGGCTGTGCGGGGTCACGGAAGTGGGTCTTTCCGCATATGCAAAACACATTTCTGGCCAGTTGCACAAAGATAATGTTGATGcccaagaaagagaagatgatgaaaagggagaggaagaggaagaagaatattTTGACAAGGAACTCGTTCAGttaataaaacaaaggaaagaacaaagtcG ACAAGATGAACCTTCCAATAGCAACCAAGAAATAAACTCTGATGACAAGCGACTCCAGTGGAGACGAGAAGACAGAATCCCTTACCAAGACAGAGAGAGCTACAGTCAGCCAGTGTGGCATCACCGCGGACCTCCTCCACGAGACTGGAAGTGGGAGAAGGAGGGCTTTAGTAACACCAGGAAGAACAGCTTCGCACATTCTCTGAGGAATAGCGGTGGACCAAGAGGCTGTTCTGGGTGGCAGAAGGGCGTTGCAGGAGGCTCCTCAACTTGGTTTCATAACCACAGTAATTCTGGAGGTGGTTGGCATTCAAATAATGGAACATTAGCTTGGAATCACAATGGTACAGGAAGGAATTCCAGCTGGCATTCTGAAGGAACAGGTGGCTTTTCCAGTTGGCATATGAACAGCAGTAACGGAAACTGGAAATCCAGTGTACGTAGTACAAATAGTTGGAATTATAGTAACCCAGGAGACAAATTTCAACCAGGCAGAAACAGAAATTCTAACTGTCAAATGGAAGACATGCCTATGTTGTGGAACAAGAAATCTAAGTCAAAAAAATACAGTCAAGAGAGATACAATTGGCAGCGGCAAGAAAATGACAAAGTCGGTACAGTTTCCATGTATAGAGGTCCTTCTGAAGGATTTACAGGTGATAAATTTTCATCACAAAATGTATTTGACTTCAATTTTGAGCAGGTGGAAAGCCAAACCACTAAACAGGCAGACACCATAGCTTCCAAAATCGGTGGGAAGAATGGCAGTGTAGCAAGGGAGAAGTTCCGTCGCTGGACTCCTTACCCTTCCCAGAAGACTGTGGATTTACAATCAGGAATGAAGGAAGTCACTGGTAACAAGTCAGAAATGATAGATAAGCCTTTCTTTGATTTTACCTTAAACACAGGAACACAACAGCCTCAAGTTGATGAACCAAATAACTCCCCAACAgtgaaaacacaaaaagaaacacacactggATCTCTTACCCACAAAGCCCCGTCCGACTGCACTGCTTCCTGTGAGATGGTGAGAGAATGCCCTGTTACAGAAAAACCTGAACAAGTGCATAGCTTCAATAAGATGCCACCATTGAAATCCCCACTTCTTCCAACTCCAGTCACTAAATCAGTCCCTCAAAAGCAAGGTCCAAAGAATCCATCAAAAAACACCAAAGcgaattcttttttttctagagaaCATTCAAATTCCTTGAACAAACCCAAGGAAGAAGACAGTCATGATTCTAATGGCATGTCCAAATTGCAAAGTTCACGTGTTTTAAAGGGGAATAAAAGTAAATTTGGCACTCAAAGAGAACCTGGTGAAAATTTAAGTGATACATTACAAAAAGCCCAAGAGGTGTTACAGTTTAATGAGTCATTGCAAAATCCACTTCTTAGCGCTTCTAAAAGGACCAGGAATTGTGCAAAAGCAAACAGGAATGTGGAAGAGTCTGAAAAGGGATCTTTGAAGATTGAGTTTCAAGTACGCTCATTAGAAGGTGAAAGTGATGGAGAGGTATCTGACACGGAAGGGCACGGAACAAAAATCGGAACCCTGAGTTGTGCAGCTACAGAAGTTTTATCCTGCAGCACTTACAGTGCTgatgagaaggagggagaagaccaAAATCTGAAACCATCTAGAAAACTCCCCACTTCCCCGTGTAATTCAGTAGTTCACCAGAAAGAACCTGAGTTGGAAATGACGTCTGCAGCCGGTCCACACTCTGACTTACTGCTGGACTTGAAAACCTCTCTGGAAGATGTGCAGGTTGGTGACTGTGTGAAATCTCAGGTATCGTATGAAACAGAAGGCTTTGAGAGTACCAGCTTGGATGCAGAGCTTCAAAAGAGTGACATCGCTCAGCCCTCAGGCCTTCTCCTGCCAGAGCTAAGTAAGCTCGGCTTTCCTGCCTCACTCCAAAGGGATCTCACTCGACACATTAGTTTGAAGAGCAAAACTGGAGCACACCTTCCTGAGCCAAACCTCAACAGTGCTCGCCGCATCCGCAATATTAATGGTCACCGAAAGAGTGAAACAGAGAAGGAATCTGGGCTCAAGCCGACCCTTCGGCAGATTCTAAATGCGTCTCGGAGAAATGTCAACTGGGAACAAGTCATTCATCAAGTAACCAAGAAAAAGCAAGAGTTAGGCAAAGGCTTACCCAG gttTGGTATAGAAATGGTGCCTCTAGTACAAAACGAACAAGAGGTCTTGGATTTGGATGGGGAGCCTGATCTGGCCAATCTAGGATTCCAGTGGGAAgatgtttctatttcttcatcCCCTGGGTTGGCAAGGAAGCGAAGCCTCTCTGAGAGCAGCGTGATCATGGACAGAGCTCCTTCTGTGTACAGCTTCTTCAGTGAGGAAGGGACGGGCAAGGAAAATGAGCCCCAGCAGATTTTTTCACCTAGCAGTTCACTGAGGGCTGCCCAGAGTCAGAAAACAACCAGGGGCCTTAAGCAGGAAGTGACACCTCTGGCTGCCTCTCTAAGAACAGGGAAAAGGGCTGAAAATGTTTCTACTCAAAGACGACACAGTGCACAGTTACCCTCTGATTGTACAATGTCTTTGATGCATTTGGCAAAAGAACTGAACAGCCAGGAGAGTTCTGCACCACCTTCAGAGACTCAGAATGCCCGGGAGAGTAATGGAGAAGGAAACTCTTTATCATCACATGCGTCTGCAGCTCTTGCAGTCTCCAGTTTGGCAGATGCAGGCACAGACAGCAGCTGTACTTCCGGTGCTGAACAAAATGATGGCCAGAGCATTAGAAAAAAACGAAGAGCCACCGGA GATGGATCTTCTCCTGAAGTCCCAAGtcttgagagaaaaaataaaagaaggaaaattaaaggaaagaaag AGCGTTCTCAGGTTGACCAGCTGCTGAATATCTCTTTACGGGAGGAAGAACTAAGCAAATCGCTGCAGTGCATGGATAACAACCTTCTGCAAGCCCGAGCGGCCCTCCAGACGGCTTACGTTGAAGTTCAGAGGCTACTTATGCTCAAACAGCAG atcaCTATGGAGATGAGTGCACTGAGGACCCATAGAATACAAATTCTACAGGGATTACAAG AAACATATGAGCCTTCTGACCGCCCGTACCAGGTTCCCTGCGGCCTTACACGAGAGCAAAGGAGCAGCAGAGCTCGAACCCCTGCTGATGCCACGctgctgcctgcccccttctccccacttcttCTGGAGTCTCCGTCTTCCCATGTGTCTCCATCATCCACAGGAGTCCCTTTCCAAGTGACCACATCTCCTACTTTCCCAGCTCATGGCAGTGTTCCTGCTCCAGACTCGTCGGTTCAGATAAAACAAGAACCCATGTCTTCTGAGCAAGACGAGTATTTGAATGCTGTGTCACAAATCTCTCCTTGCAGTATGTCCAAGGAATTATTGCAAG GAGAGAATGGTGACCATCGCTCAGGCTCCCCAGGCATCACCGCAACCTTGTCCTCGTCAGAGCTAACAGAAGGTTTCCGTGAGCCCAGCCAGGAGCTGGAGTTTTCTGTGGGGCAAGGAAATACCAGAAACCGAGAAAATGCTCTCTATTCCCAACCAACAGATCTTCCTAGCGCAAATAAAGAAGGCGAAGAGCCAACCAAAGGCAACAGCGGGTCTGAAGCCTGTACCAATTCTTTTCCAAGATTGTCCTTTGCTTCAGAAACCGCTTTGGAGAAGGACCCCCCCTCTCCAGCTGACCAGCCTGAACAACAGGCAGAGTCTACTCTGACGTCAGCTGAAACCAGGggtaacaagaaaaagaagaaacttagGAAGAAGAAAACTCTGCGGGCCGCCCATGTTCCTGAGAACAGTGACACCGAACAGGATGTGTTTACTGCTAAACCTGTGAGGAAAGTAAAAACTGGAAAGTCAACTAAAGGAGGGAAAGTGACCACCTCCACCTGGGAGGATAGCAGAACTGGCCCAGAACAAGAGAGTGTCAGAGATGAGCCAGACAGTGACTCCTCCCTGGaagtcctggaagttcctaaccCTCAGTTAGAAGTAGTAGCCATTGATTCTTCGGAATCTGGAGAAGAGAAACCAGACAGCCCGTCTAAGAAGGATATTTGGAACAGCACAGAGCAAAACTCATTAGAAACTTCTCGTTCTGGCTGTGACGAAGTTAGCTCCACCAGTGAGATTGGCGCTCGTTACAAAGACAGGACCTCCGTAAG TGTGGCAGAAACTCAGACTGCGATCTCCTCCATAAAAGGATCAAAGAGCTCTTCAG AAATATCTTCAGAGCCAGGAGATGATAATGAGCCCACCGAAGGGAGTTTTGAGGGGCACCAGGCTGCAGTGAATGCAATTCAGATATTTGGGAATTTGCTATATACCTGTTCTGCAGATAAAACTGTGCGAGTTTATAATCTGGTG AGTCGGAAGTGCATTGGTGTCTTCGAGGGCCATACTTCCAAAGTGAACTGCCTCCTGGTCACTCAGATCTCCGGGAAGAATGCTGCCCTGTACACTGGTTCCAGCGATCACACCGTTCGCTGCTACAATGTCAAG ACGCGGGAGTGTGTGGAGCAGTTACAGCTGGAAGACCGGGTTCTTTGCCTTCACAGTAGATGGCGAATCCTCTATGCAGGACTAGCAAATGGCACTGTGGTCACCTTCAACATAAAG AACAACAAACGACTGGAAATCTTTGAATGCCATTGCCCTCGGGCAGTTAGCTGTCTGGCCACAGCTCAGGAAGGGGCCCGAAAGCTGCTGGTTGTGGGATCTTACGACTGTACCATTAGTGTTCGTGATGCCCGGAATGGACTCCTCCTCAGAAGCCTGGAGGGCCACAGCAAAACCATTCTGTGCATGAAG GTGGTGAATGACCTCGTGTTCAGTGGCTCCAGTGACCAGTCAGTCCACGCCCACAACATTCAT ACCGGTGAGCTTGTGCGGATCTACAAAGGCCACAACCACGCGGTGACTGTGGTGAACATCCTGGGGAAGGTGATGGTGACCGCCTGCCTGGATAAATTTGTCCGTGTGTACGAATTACAG TCCCATGATCGACTGCAAGTTTATGGAGGACACAAAGACATGATTGTGTGTATGACCATCCATAAAAGTATG ATTTATACGGGCTGTTACGACGGCAGTATTCAGGCTGTGAGGCTGAATCTGATGCAGAATTACCGCTGTTGG TGGCACGGCTGCTCTCTGATATTCGGCGTGGTTGgtcatttaaaacaacatttgCTGACTGACCATACAAACCCAAACTTCCAAACTCTGAAATGTCGCTGGAAGAACTGTGATGCTTTTTTCACTGCTAGGAAAGGATCCAAACAG GATGCTGCAGGACACATCGAACGACATGCCGAGGATGACAGCAAAGTCGATTCGTGA